From the genome of Pseudonocardia sp. EC080619-01:
AGCAAGGTCATCGTCCAGGGCATCACCGGCGGCGAGGGCACCAAGCACGCCACGAAGATGATCGCCTCCGGCACGAACATCGTGGGCGGCGTCAACGCCCGCAAGGCCGGGACCACGCACACGGTCGGCGACAAGGACGTCACCGTGTACGGGACGGTCGAGGAGGCGATGAAGGAGACCGGCGCCGACGTGTCGGTGCTGTTCGTCCCGCCGAAGTTCGCCAAGGACGCGGTCATCGAGGCCATCGACGCCGAGATCCCGCTCGCCGTCGTGATCACCGAGGGCATCCCGGTGCACGACTCGGCGTACTTCTGGGCGCACGCCGTCGCCAAGGGCAACAAGACCCGCATCATCGGGCCGAACTGTCCCGGGATCATCTCTCCCGGGAAGTCCAACGCGGGCATCATCCCGGCGAACATCGCCGGCCCCGGCAAGATCGGTCTGGTGTCGAAGTCCGGCACGCTGACCTACCAGATGATGTTCGAGCTGCGCGAGTTCGGCTTCTCCACCGCGATCGGCATCGGCGGTGACCCGGTCATCGGCACCACGCACATCGACGCCCTCGAGGCGTTCGAGGCGGACCCCGACACCGAGGCCATCGTGATGATCGGTGAGATCGGTGGCGACGCCGAGGAGCGTGCCGCGGACTTCATCAAGGCCAACGTCACCAAGCCGGTCGCCGGCTACGTCGCGGGCTTCACCGCGCCGGAGGGCAAGACGATGGGCCACGCCGGCGCCATCGTCTCCGGCTCGGCCGGCACCGCGCAGGCGAAGAAGGAGGCCCTCGAGGCCGCGGGCGTGAAGGTCGGCAAGACGCCGTCCGAGACCGCCGCGCTCATGAAGGAGATCCTCTCCGCCAAGTAGGGCGTACGACCGACGACGCGCGGGTCCCGGGAACTCCGGGGGCCCGCGCGTCGTCGTGTGTACGGCGCCCGTCGGGCGTCACCCGGCCGTGGAGCGGAATCGACTAGCGTGCGGCCCGGAGTCCTGTCACCGACGCCCGCGGGAGTAGTCGTCATGTCCAGTAACCAGCCGCCCTCCCCCGGGGCCGGCCCCGACGACGCGGTGACCCCACCTGCGGGCACGGTGCGGCTCGCCGTGCTGGGCGGCGCGGCCGCCGCGCTGCTCGTCCTGGTCACGGCCTTCTTCGGGCTCCCCCCGGCCGCCGCCTACGCGCTCGCCATGGTCGTGGCGGGCGGGATCGCGGGTGGGCTGTCGCTGCTGCCCGGGACGGGCCGGGTGCTCGTCGCCGGGACCGTGCTGTCCGGGACCGGGTTCCTGACGCTGCTGTTCCTGTTCACCGCCAGCGGCAGCCCGGTCGCGGCCGGGGCCGTCGGGTGGGTGGCCGTGGCGTTCGCGCTGCTGTCGGTCGCCGGCCTGTTCTACGGCCAGCTGCTGCTCTCCGGTGTCCTCGCCGCCCCCGCCCCGCGCGCGGCGCGGC
Proteins encoded in this window:
- the sucD gene encoding succinate--CoA ligase subunit alpha, whose product is MSIFLNENSKVIVQGITGGEGTKHATKMIASGTNIVGGVNARKAGTTHTVGDKDVTVYGTVEEAMKETGADVSVLFVPPKFAKDAVIEAIDAEIPLAVVITEGIPVHDSAYFWAHAVAKGNKTRIIGPNCPGIISPGKSNAGIIPANIAGPGKIGLVSKSGTLTYQMMFELREFGFSTAIGIGGDPVIGTTHIDALEAFEADPDTEAIVMIGEIGGDAEERAADFIKANVTKPVAGYVAGFTAPEGKTMGHAGAIVSGSAGTAQAKKEALEAAGVKVGKTPSETAALMKEILSAK